cgtttcttttcttctcacgtttttttcttttctccattttgtCAAAGAAGATGACAACATTGAAAGCCAAAGGGAGGGCGAGGGCAGTGGaaatagaaaggaaaaatgAGCTTAAAACATCACCATAACTCTAACTCCGCAACAGCTGCTTAATCTCTCTCTTTTGATGACATGGCCGACTTCTTCTCTCTTCCCCTTGACGACGCCGCTTCCACTCttggtattttatttctaaGCATTTTATTGGACAATTCAGTTACTTtggtgttttttaatttatgatttctatATTCAATCTTCATCCCTCAGGCGTTTGCACCTCTGTTCTCAAGAAAATCTGCCGTGAAAATGGTCTCGACAGATGGCTTCACTGCAAGGTAACCTTGTTACCCCTTTCTTTGCTCCATCCTTTTGCGTCGCTTGTCTTTCATCCCATGTCTCAGATTCCCATCGAATTGTTAGATATTGTCATCTTCTTTGATGGGTGGTTTAGATTTTTAGTATACAACAAGAAATTTCTATTCTTTATACCTGCTTTACACTCTCTACAGTTAAAAAGGCATggtttttttcttcattctaTTTTCCCCTTTTGTTTGGGGCTGAAACATTTTAAATGGCTATCTACTAGATTCATATTGTtacaaattctttttaaaaattaaatttatggttGAACCCAAGCCTAGAGGTAAATGTTTTTTCTGAAACTGTTGACTTGTCTTAGCCGGATGCAGGTTTAGCTGCAGCTATACTGATGCAGAACCTCAGCAGGATATCTATGGTATTCTCTTGTTAATTTTCTCGGGCTTTGCATGTTATTGTATGTGTGATTTTGTTTGTATTGTGACCTCTGGTTTTGAAATGGGGTTATG
The sequence above is a segment of the Gossypium raimondii isolate GPD5lz chromosome 4, ASM2569854v1, whole genome shotgun sequence genome. Coding sequences within it:
- the LOC105780177 gene encoding uncharacterized protein LOC105780177 isoform X5, whose amino-acid sequence is MADFFSLPLDDAASTLGVCTSVLKKICRENGLDRWLHCKPDAGLAAAILMQNLSRISMNECSSTGCYCIFKGRVGVRGLSF
- the LOC105780177 gene encoding protein NLP3 isoform X2 produces the protein MADFFSLPLDDAASTLGVCTSVLKKICRENGLDRWLHCKPDAGLAAAILMQNLSRISMAATAYSKGELEYAAYLSDQEKIQTKLAREADEGASQSIFKARLVLV
- the LOC105780177 gene encoding protein NLP3 isoform X3, which produces MADFFSLPLDDAASTLGVCTSVLKKICRENGLDRWLHCKPDAGLAAAILMQNLSRISMAATAYSKGELEYAAYLSDQEKIQTKLAREADEGASQSIFKAR